A genomic stretch from Strongyloides ratti genome assembly S_ratti_ED321, chromosome : 1 includes:
- a CDS encoding Mediator complex, subunit Med4 family-containing protein — protein MARFDDNTFSLRESFEENYNDIEAIVKMILNNLNSSDMGQRLVREDVSFLDLAKLLKTRENEFEDLLDKVKEFQERQEIIRNLENEVKFYDSIISNIEITFRNNVSSLLEIKDKAQNKLERMEEISNVPLDVEESVSISKCIAKSFGINNNYTWVPGSEERPYPTAAMLLNSTFGGTITI, from the exons ATGGCTCGGTTTGACGACAACACTTTTTCTTTACGAGAATCCTTTGAAGAAAACTATAATGATATTGAAGCTATAGTTAAAATg atattaaataatttaaattcaaGTGATATGGGTCAACGATTGGTACGTGAAGATGTCAGTTTTCTTGATTTAgcaaaattgttaaaaacaAGGGAGAATGAATTTGAAGATTTATTGGATAAAG tAAAGGAATTTCAAGAAAGACaagaaattattagaaaCCTGGAGAATgaagttaaattttatgatagCATAATATCTAATATTGAAATAACATTCCGAAATAATGTTTCTAGTTTGTTagaaattaaagataaagcGCAAAATAAATTGGAACGTATGGAGGAGATTTCAAATGTTCCTTTAGATGTTGAAGAGTCTGTTTCTATTTCTAAGTGTATTGCGAAATCATTTGGtattaataacaattataCATGGGTACCAGGTTCTGAAGAAAGACCCTATCCTACTGCCGCTATGTTATTAAATAGTACTTTTGGGGGTACAattacaatttaa